The region TTAAAAGGTAGCATCTTAAATAGATAATAGCCGTTATTGCACCCTATGTCGCCTACGATTTTACCCTCTAAATTCATATGTGGCTTCAAGATGTTAAATTTCACAAAACTTCGCCACTCAGAGTCGATAAAGATATCATCTATCTTAAACGGACCCTTGCGCCATGAGCGTAAATTTAGCGCCATATCCAAGATATCTTCACGCTCGCTTTCATTTAAATTTGTGCGAATTTCTACACAATCGCCGAAATTTAGTTCGCTTTCACGCTCTTTCATATCACAAATTCGCTTCCAAATTTCAGCGTTTGTTTTGCTGTGAAGCTCTTTTAAGCGTAAATTTCTGATTTCGTCTAAGTTCATTTTGGCCAATCGACTATATTTTTCGGGCAATCCTTGCGGTAAGTTCCCGTAGCGTCATAATACTCTTTACAATCATTATAATAATTCGTAGAAACTCCGCGCTCATTTACGAACAAGCATCCGCCAAGCAAAATTCCAACCGATATCAAAAGCAAAATTTGTCTCATAATGCTCATCTATTAAAATTTATTTAAAAAATTTAGTGTATTTTTTCTTCATGTATTCAATTACTTCGATGACTTCATCAACACCCTCGGCTTCACTTGTTTCAAGGGCGTCTTCAATGCACTCTATATAAGCTTCAGCTGCATCTTGCAAGCACTCTTTTTTCACGCCCGCGTAGTAAAGCATGCCCTCAAGCATGACCGAAAGTTCGTAACTTAACTCATCTATACTTAGCTCTTCTTCTCTCATTTTTGCTCCTTTTGCATAGTTTTTTTAGTTATCAGATCAACCATCTGCGCTTTGATATTTTCATAATTAAAACTATCTTTAAACGCAGCAAACAGTCCGCCGCTAGCGTTTATATGTCCACCGCCATTTACCAGATGCTTTGCCATCGCGCTTACATCAACCTTGCCGTTAGCTCTGAAACTTAGCGTTTTTTTACTCGTAACATCGATAAAAAAGTCCATATCATCATTTGCAACCAAAAAATCATTGCCTATCACGGAAGTATTTCCGATATTATAGGTTAAAATTCCTCTAAATTCGTTGTAGTTAATCGTAAATTTTTCTTTGTTTTCGCTTAGTAACTTCACAACATAGCTTGATATAAGGTTACTTAGCGTGTCGTCTTTGTCTGCTCTAAAAAACTCTTTTTTAAACCCAAACACAGCTTCGTCAAGTCCGATGTAGTCGTTTTTGTCGTTAAAAAACTCTCTCGCTCTTGAGATAAGGTAGCTTATATACTCAAAGCTCGCTTGCTCAAACATCACTTTATTTATCTCTTTTGCATTTGCAACAAGACCCAAGCAGACCTTGCCCATCTCAAAGTTTTCATCATCTTTAAGCCATATATCAACAGCATTTACCACATCGCTAAATTTCTTAAGACTCTCGTCAACTCCGTAAATTCCTGCAAAAAAATCATGTGTTATCTTAGTAGCGCACCTTGAGCTATCAAGGAAATACCAGCCAAATTTGCTCGCACACTCGGCTCCGCTTTGGTGATGATCAAGCAAGATCAGCTTGGCGTTTTTACCGTCAAGCGCTTTTTCGAATTCTTCGCATTGAGTAACGGTTAAATTTAAATCCGTTATCAAAACAATCGCTTTTTCGTCATTCAAATTGGCCAAAATTTCACTAAATTTCTCATCGATCTCACGCCCGTAGTTTGAGTTATAAAATTTCACATCTTTAAAATAGTGCGCCGTGATAGTCTGCGCGCCGTATCCGTCAAGATCGGTGTGAGAGAGGTGATGTATCGTCATCTTTTTCCTTTATAAATTTTCAATCTCAATCGTGCCAAGCGTTTCAAAAGGCGTATTTGGCGCAACCTCGGCGAAGCTAAGCACCACGATATCTATGCCAAAATTCGTGCAGATATCGGCTATAAATTTTCTAAGACTTGGCTCAACGCAAAGCACCATAGCTCCGTGCTCCGAAAGCGCACGTCTAGTCCTTGCGTCTCTGAGGGCTTGAACGATAGCCGAAGTTTGAGCGACATTTATCATCAAATGATAAGCTCCGTCTTTATATTGCACGGCGTCTATTAACTTTTGCTGTGCAGAAGCTTCGATAATATAAAAATTTAGCCGTCCGCTCTCATCCACATACATCGAAGTTATCGCGCGAGCCAAATTTGAGCGCACATGCTCGATGATCATGTCGATATTTTTGCTAACTTCGACTATATCGCTAAGAGATTCAAGTATGCTAAGCATATCTTTTATAGGAATCGAGTCTTTTAAAAGAGCTTTTAAAACCTTTTGTATAAGCCCGATAGGCGCTATTCTAAGCGTATCTTCAACGATAACGGGATACTCTTTTTTAAGCTTGTCAAGTAGGTTTTGCACCTCTTGACGGGTTAAAAGCTCGGCTGAATTTTGCTTGATAAGCTCGCTCATATGCGTTGATATCACGCTTGCAGGATCAACTATCGTATATCCGCTTAAGATAGCGTCTTCCTTCACGCTTGAATCAATCCACAGCGCATCAAGCCCAAATGCAGGCTCTTTAGTAGCGATTCCTTCGATAGTATCGCTAACCAGTCCGCTATCCATGGCTAGAAATTTATCCGCGTAAATTTCACCCTGACCTATCACGATGCCCTTTAGCTTAAAGCGATACTCGTTTGGCGGAAGCTGAAGATTATCTCTTATACGAATTTTTGGCATTAAAAAGCCAAGCTGGGTAGCGATATTACGCCGCATAGCACGAATTCTCTCTATCAGATCGTTATCGGCTAGTTTTAGCAATCCATAACCAAGATCAAGCTCTAAAATTTCAAGCTTTAATATATCATTTATCTTCGCTTCCTCTTCGCGCGCTATCTCCTCATCGCTCTTTTTAGGAATTTTTTGAGTAGCGGCTTGCTGAGCGTTTTGCTCTTGCGTGGCCTGTGTTTTTGAAGCCGGCAAGATAGAAATTTTACCCTCTTGCGTCTGCTTCATAACGTATCCGATACCCAAAAAAAGCAGTCCCATAAAGCCAAGTGAAAGTGTAGGAAGTCCCGGAACCAAAGCAAACATAAACAGTATAAAGCCAACAATCAGCAAAGTTTTGTATTCCCCCAAAAGTTGAGTTAGCACTCCCTCTGCGAAATTTTCTTCATCTTTACTAGCTCTGGTTATGATGATAGCGGTTGCGGTTGATGTGATGAGTCCCGGAATTTGACTTACAAGCCCGTCTCCTATGGTAAGTATAGTGTATGTCTGAGCCGCGCTTGCCATGTCCATATCATGCTGAAAAGCTCCGATCAAAAAGCCGCCGATGATATTTATAAGAGTGATGATAATGC is a window of Campylobacter sp. CCUG 57310 DNA encoding:
- the flhA gene encoding flagellar biosynthesis protein FlhA yields the protein MAQKKRNIITLVAPFIEPILRLKGLAIVGVIMAILAIIIVPLPSAVLDFFLALSLSISVLIILISVYIPKPTDLSTFPTLILIVTLFRLSLNIATTRMILSEGHNGPDAVSEIISSFGQFVVGGNYVIGIIVFTILVLINFMVVTKGSTRVSEVQARFTLDAMPGKQMAIDADLNAGLIDEKTARERRESIIAEANFYGAMDGSSKFIKGGAVAGIIITLINIIGGFLIGAFQHDMDMASAAQTYTILTIGDGLVSQIPGLITSTATAIIITRASKDEENFAEGVLTQLLGEYKTLLIVGFILFMFALVPGLPTLSLGFMGLLFLGIGYVMKQTQEGKISILPASKTQATQEQNAQQAATQKIPKKSDEEIAREEEAKINDILKLEILELDLGYGLLKLADNDLIERIRAMRRNIATQLGFLMPKIRIRDNLQLPPNEYRFKLKGIVIGQGEIYADKFLAMDSGLVSDTIEGIATKEPAFGLDALWIDSSVKEDAILSGYTIVDPASVISTHMSELIKQNSAELLTRQEVQNLLDKLKKEYPVIVEDTLRIAPIGLIQKVLKALLKDSIPIKDMLSILESLSDIVEVSKNIDMIIEHVRSNLARAITSMYVDESGRLNFYIIEASAQQKLIDAVQYKDGAYHLMINVAQTSAIVQALRDARTRRALSEHGAMVLCVEPSLRKFIADICTNFGIDIVVLSFAEVAPNTPFETLGTIEIENL
- a CDS encoding DHH family phosphoesterase — its product is MTIHHLSHTDLDGYGAQTITAHYFKDVKFYNSNYGREIDEKFSEILANLNDEKAIVLITDLNLTVTQCEEFEKALDGKNAKLILLDHHQSGAECASKFGWYFLDSSRCATKITHDFFAGIYGVDESLKKFSDVVNAVDIWLKDDENFEMGKVCLGLVANAKEINKVMFEQASFEYISYLISRAREFFNDKNDYIGLDEAVFGFKKEFFRADKDDTLSNLISSYVVKLLSENKEKFTINYNEFRGILTYNIGNTSVIGNDFLVANDDMDFFIDVTSKKTLSFRANGKVDVSAMAKHLVNGGGHINASGGLFAAFKDSFNYENIKAQMVDLITKKTMQKEQK